The Methylacidimicrobium sp. B4 genome contains a region encoding:
- a CDS encoding polymer-forming cytoskeletal protein yields MAAAKLSSMLGKLLKKAELAKKASAAPRPEDSSLLASVSPHEKPSSSRALPLAASPRPARANPELLLAGAGRVVASTAPMPESSTRGQEASFLGAGVQLRGALASSGGLVLNCRFLGTVYAPEGIVWIGPEADVRADIRTMDLQVEGKVRGSLSVQNSLDLRKGADVQGSIRCLRLQIAEEAVFRGPCECFPPEPSRPGKTPRGPDLYGFFMTARIASVRI; encoded by the coding sequence ATGGCGGCGGCAAAGCTTTCCTCGATGCTCGGCAAGCTCTTGAAAAAAGCGGAGCTGGCGAAAAAAGCATCCGCCGCCCCTCGTCCCGAGGATTCCTCCCTGCTCGCGAGTGTCTCTCCTCACGAGAAGCCTTCCTCATCCCGGGCCTTGCCTCTTGCTGCTTCGCCGCGACCCGCGCGAGCGAACCCGGAGTTGCTCCTGGCCGGTGCCGGCCGGGTCGTTGCGTCAACCGCCCCGATGCCGGAATCGTCGACACGCGGGCAGGAGGCGAGCTTCCTTGGGGCTGGGGTGCAGCTCCGGGGAGCGCTTGCTTCTTCCGGCGGGCTCGTCCTCAACTGCCGCTTCTTGGGCACGGTTTACGCCCCGGAGGGGATCGTCTGGATCGGTCCCGAAGCGGACGTACGGGCGGACATCAGAACCATGGACCTACAAGTGGAAGGGAAGGTCCGAGGCAGCCTTTCGGTCCAAAATTCGCTCGACTTGCGGAAAGGAGCCGACGTGCAAGGGAGCATTCGATGCCTGCGCCTGCAGATCGCGGAAGAAGCCGTCTTTCGAGGCCCATGCGAATGCTTCCCTCCGGAGCCGAGCCGGCCGGGGAAGACACCCCGTGGACCGGATCTGTACGGCTTCTTTATGACCGCGCGGATCGCCTCGGTGCGGATCTAA
- a CDS encoding Kdo hydroxylase family protein translates to MSSILELPGDSWTQAVPAEVQARAIDNLEEGRVLYFPHLAFALLPEEEAFLRPTWSSGGAKNIGFERETGKIWGVSGSETEKTALSRMLRRYADSTRDLLLNLFPTYAASLMQARTSFRPIEIAGRASSYRKDDTRLHVDAFPSRPTGGRRILRVFSNVNPEGKPRCWRIGEGFREYAQRFAPRVASPIPASRFLLSLTGVTKGYRSLYDHYMLGLHDQGKLDMEYQRQSPQEPFAFPPHTTWMCFTDQALHAVDSGQYLLEQTFHLPRAALRHPELSPLTVLEDIVGRPLCTPSR, encoded by the coding sequence ATGAGCTCGATCCTTGAGCTGCCCGGAGACTCCTGGACGCAGGCCGTTCCCGCGGAGGTACAAGCCCGGGCGATCGACAACCTGGAAGAGGGACGGGTCCTCTACTTCCCTCACCTCGCCTTCGCGCTCTTGCCGGAGGAAGAGGCGTTTCTTCGGCCCACATGGAGCTCGGGTGGGGCAAAGAACATCGGCTTTGAGCGGGAAACCGGCAAGATTTGGGGAGTCAGCGGGAGCGAAACCGAGAAGACCGCTCTTTCGCGGATGCTTCGCCGATACGCGGACAGCACCCGCGATCTTCTTTTGAACCTCTTCCCGACCTACGCGGCCTCTCTGATGCAGGCGAGGACGAGCTTTCGGCCGATCGAGATCGCCGGCCGAGCTTCCTCCTACCGGAAGGATGACACCCGTCTTCATGTCGACGCCTTCCCTTCTCGTCCGACGGGGGGCCGGCGGATCCTGCGGGTGTTCAGCAATGTCAACCCGGAGGGCAAGCCCCGCTGTTGGCGAATCGGGGAAGGGTTTCGAGAGTACGCCCAGCGGTTTGCCCCCCGCGTCGCTTCACCGATTCCGGCCTCGCGCTTCCTGCTCTCCCTCACTGGAGTCACCAAGGGATACCGCAGCCTCTACGACCACTACATGCTCGGTCTCCATGATCAGGGCAAGCTCGACATGGAGTATCAGCGGCAGAGCCCGCAGGAGCCGTTCGCCTTTCCTCCGCACACGACCTGGATGTGCTTTACCGACCAGGCGCTCCACGCGGTGGATTCCGGCCAGTACTTGCTGGAACAGACCTTTCACCTGCCGCGGGCGGCCCTGCGGCATCCCGAGCTATCCCCGCTCACCGTGCTGGAGGACATCGTGGGACGCCCTCTCTGCACGCCCAGCCGTTGA
- the pdhA gene encoding pyruvate dehydrogenase (acetyl-transferring) E1 component subunit alpha, whose product MVAEGPGVAVAELKAPASSLSAEIQVDLYRQMVRIRRFEEKSAQAFMRAEIKGFCHLYIGQEAVAVGALSALEPRDAVITAYRDHGVALARGTPARACMAELLGKKTGCSRGMGGSMHLFDRANHFYGGHAIVGAHTALAAGLAFAQQYESTGGITLCLLGEGAVNQGVFSETLNLVSLWKLPIVFLIENNDYAMGTSVSRSSAGLPLVNRGSAFDLAGRTANGMDVEDVREKVAEAVSLARTEHLPTLLEVATYRYRGHSMSDPDTYRTKQEIEEWKKRDPILLYRQRLEERQVLSESLAKQIDGEARAEAQDALTFAEESPEPDLDLAFSLPFSPEDQIDPIPRPRYSDL is encoded by the coding sequence ATGGTAGCGGAAGGTCCTGGTGTAGCCGTTGCGGAGCTAAAAGCGCCCGCGTCGTCCCTGAGCGCCGAGATCCAGGTCGATCTCTACCGCCAGATGGTTCGCATCCGCCGCTTCGAAGAAAAATCGGCTCAGGCCTTCATGCGAGCCGAGATCAAGGGATTCTGCCACCTCTACATCGGGCAGGAGGCGGTCGCCGTGGGCGCCCTCTCGGCTCTCGAACCGCGCGATGCCGTGATCACCGCTTACCGAGACCACGGGGTCGCCCTGGCCCGCGGGACCCCCGCGCGAGCCTGCATGGCGGAGCTGCTCGGAAAAAAGACCGGCTGCTCGCGGGGGATGGGCGGGTCGATGCACCTCTTCGACCGGGCGAACCATTTCTACGGAGGGCACGCGATCGTGGGGGCTCATACCGCCCTGGCAGCGGGCCTCGCCTTCGCCCAGCAATATGAGAGCACCGGGGGGATCACCCTCTGCCTCCTTGGCGAAGGAGCCGTGAACCAAGGGGTCTTTTCGGAGACGCTCAACTTGGTTTCCTTGTGGAAGCTCCCGATCGTCTTCCTGATCGAAAACAACGACTACGCGATGGGGACGAGCGTTTCACGCTCCTCGGCCGGGCTGCCCTTGGTCAACCGGGGATCGGCTTTCGACCTGGCCGGGCGGACGGCCAACGGCATGGATGTCGAAGATGTGCGCGAGAAGGTGGCCGAAGCGGTAAGCCTGGCGCGAACCGAGCATCTGCCGACCCTGCTGGAAGTCGCTACCTACCGGTATCGGGGGCACTCGATGTCCGATCCCGATACCTATCGGACCAAGCAGGAGATCGAGGAGTGGAAAAAGCGCGATCCGATCCTCCTCTATCGGCAACGGCTCGAGGAGCGCCAGGTCCTCTCGGAGTCTCTGGCCAAGCAGATTGATGGGGAGGCTCGGGCCGAAGCTCAGGACGCGCTCACCTTCGCGGAGGAGAGCCCGGAACCCGATCTTGATCTTGCCTTCTCCCTCCCATTTTCTCCCGAAGACCAGATTGACCCGATCCCGCGGCCGCGCTATAGCGACCTCTGA
- the nth gene encoding endonuclease III, whose product MESTEGKRRRVTEILSILRRLYPDARLALAFSNPLELLVALILAAQARDELVNVVAAPLFRKYRSAADWAALPEERLQEELRKINFYRNKTRAIQKACRALIERFGGEVPDRLEDLLTLPGVGRKTANIVLGNAFGQPAIGVDAHVGRVSGRLGLTDQTDPDKIEADLLALVPTSDRVAFCHLLQAHGRAVCLARNPRCPHCELRDLCPYPQRATAS is encoded by the coding sequence ATGGAATCCACCGAAGGAAAACGCCGCCGGGTCACCGAGATTCTCTCCATCCTCCGCCGCCTCTACCCGGACGCCCGGCTCGCCCTCGCCTTTTCCAATCCACTCGAGCTCCTGGTGGCGCTGATCTTGGCGGCTCAGGCCCGGGACGAGCTCGTGAATGTGGTCGCGGCTCCCCTCTTCCGCAAGTATCGGAGCGCTGCCGACTGGGCTGCCCTGCCCGAGGAGCGGCTCCAGGAAGAGCTCAGAAAGATCAACTTCTATCGCAACAAGACCCGTGCGATCCAAAAGGCATGCCGTGCGCTCATCGAGCGGTTCGGAGGAGAGGTTCCCGACCGGCTCGAGGATCTTCTCACCCTCCCCGGTGTCGGGCGGAAGACAGCGAACATCGTTCTTGGCAATGCCTTCGGCCAACCCGCGATCGGCGTCGATGCCCATGTCGGACGGGTCTCGGGAAGGCTCGGGCTCACCGATCAGACCGACCCCGACAAGATCGAGGCCGATCTCCTCGCACTCGTGCCCACCTCGGACCGGGTCGCCTTTTGCCACCTCCTGCAGGCCCACGGCCGGGCGGTCTGCCTCGCGCGCAACCCCAGGTGCCCCCATTGCGAGCTGCGGGACCTCTGCCCCTATCCGCAGCGCGCTACGGCATCGTAG
- the rpsR gene encoding 30S ribosomal protein S18 has product MKKKRKGRSRRSSTESRRRVDINAEAIDFRNTDLLRKFTTESGRILPRRITGMPAKLHRKLTQEIKRARNVLLLK; this is encoded by the coding sequence ATGAAGAAAAAGAGAAAAGGCCGCAGCCGTCGTTCGAGTACGGAAAGCCGGCGAAGAGTCGACATCAATGCGGAAGCCATTGACTTTCGCAACACCGATCTCCTGCGCAAGTTCACGACAGAAAGCGGGCGCATTCTTCCTCGACGGATCACGGGGATGCCTGCTAAGCTTCACAGAAAGCTAACGCAGGAAATTAAAAGAGCGCGCAACGTGCTGCTCCTGAAGTAG
- the rpmB gene encoding 50S ribosomal protein L28, with protein sequence MARRCCILGQRPTRGHAIRRKGKPKKEGGIGTHVTANTPRTFFPNLRRKKLFIPELGRWVSLRLSARGLKTLSKKGAYATLREAGILE encoded by the coding sequence ATGGCCCGCAGATGTTGCATCCTAGGTCAGCGTCCGACTCGCGGTCACGCGATCCGGCGCAAGGGTAAGCCGAAGAAGGAAGGGGGCATCGGCACCCACGTCACCGCAAACACACCCCGAACCTTTTTTCCCAACCTGCGCAGAAAGAAGCTCTTTATCCCGGAGCTCGGCCGATGGGTTTCCCTGCGGCTTTCGGCTCGAGGGCTCAAGACGCTCAGCAAAAAGGGAGCCTATGCGACCCTCCGGGAAGCGGGGATTTTAGAGTAA
- a CDS encoding aspartate aminotransferase family protein, which yields MIPAQKTQIPGPRSSELCTRLRRWESRNVTFLSADFPIFWERAEGVNVWDVDGNRYLDLTAGFGVAALGYSVPGIALAGRTQLERLAIGMGDVHPSAEKARLLEALSRVTFEAWGRGEAKSILGCSGSDAVEAAMKTACLATGRPQLIAFRGSYHGLAYGAMEATELGDFRKPFLEQMAGRVRFLPFPNCWRCPWGRGERPSSECDPGCRSALAAELKAALATRAAGAILVEPMLGRGGMVPPPDWFLPLLREVADEEGALLILDEIFTGFFRTGPRFACERWKVVPDLLCVGKPLGGGFPISACIGPREVMDVWPESDGEALHTSTFLGSPLGCRMACAFLEEIEERCPGLAVEEKGGRLLAGLRDLTFPGSPLRHARGSGLFAGVEVTDEGGRPNPALAGRWSTALLQAGVILLAGGPDRHVLSFTPPLVVTGEELDWSIAALRSVLERLIAQPGSLPLSMSKL from the coding sequence ATGATTCCCGCACAAAAGACGCAGATCCCGGGGCCCCGCTCCTCCGAGCTTTGCACCCGGCTGCGTCGGTGGGAGTCCCGGAACGTGACCTTTCTTTCTGCGGACTTTCCGATCTTCTGGGAGCGTGCGGAAGGGGTGAACGTCTGGGACGTCGACGGAAACCGCTATCTCGACCTGACGGCGGGATTCGGCGTGGCGGCCCTGGGATACTCCGTTCCCGGGATCGCCCTCGCCGGCAGGACGCAACTGGAGCGGCTTGCCATCGGCATGGGGGACGTCCATCCCTCTGCGGAAAAGGCCAGGCTTTTGGAGGCCCTTTCCCGGGTCACCTTCGAGGCCTGGGGCCGGGGGGAGGCCAAGTCGATCCTCGGCTGCTCGGGCAGCGATGCCGTGGAGGCGGCGATGAAGACCGCATGCCTGGCGACGGGGCGCCCGCAACTGATCGCTTTCCGGGGGAGCTATCATGGGTTGGCCTACGGGGCAATGGAGGCGACCGAGCTGGGCGATTTCCGCAAGCCTTTCTTGGAGCAGATGGCTGGGCGGGTCCGCTTCTTGCCCTTCCCGAACTGCTGGCGGTGTCCCTGGGGCAGGGGCGAGCGTCCTTCGTCGGAATGCGATCCGGGTTGCCGTTCCGCTCTGGCCGCGGAGCTGAAGGCGGCCTTGGCGACCCGGGCTGCGGGAGCCATTCTCGTCGAGCCGATGCTTGGGCGGGGAGGCATGGTCCCGCCTCCCGATTGGTTCCTGCCGCTCCTGCGCGAGGTGGCGGATGAGGAGGGTGCGCTTCTCATTCTCGATGAGATCTTTACTGGATTTTTTCGTACCGGGCCCCGGTTTGCTTGCGAACGGTGGAAGGTGGTGCCCGATCTGCTCTGCGTCGGGAAGCCGCTCGGAGGCGGTTTCCCGATCTCGGCCTGCATCGGCCCGAGGGAAGTGATGGACGTCTGGCCGGAGTCCGATGGAGAGGCGCTTCACACGAGCACCTTCCTCGGAAGTCCTCTCGGCTGCCGGATGGCCTGCGCTTTTTTAGAGGAGATCGAGGAGCGGTGCCCGGGGTTGGCCGTGGAAGAAAAAGGCGGACGGCTGCTGGCCGGGCTGCGCGATCTGACCTTTCCGGGATCCCCCCTGCGGCACGCACGGGGATCCGGGCTCTTTGCGGGCGTGGAGGTGACGGACGAAGGGGGCAGGCCGAATCCCGCGTTAGCCGGAAGGTGGAGCACCGCGCTGTTGCAAGCGGGCGTGATTCTGCTGGCGGGTGGCCCCGATCGTCATGTGCTCTCCTTTACTCCCCCGCTGGTCGTCACCGGGGAGGAGCTGGACTGGTCGATCGCCGCCCTGCGCTCCGTCCTGGAACGCCTGATCGCTCAGCCGGGCTCCTTGCCGCTGTCCATGTCGAAGCTGTAG
- a CDS encoding alpha-ketoacid dehydrogenase subunit beta: MAKITYRQALNQAMAEEMERDPSVFLIGEEVAEYQGAFKVSQGLLQRFGAKRVLDTPISEAAFSGLAVGAALYGLRPIVEFMNWSFSFVAFDQLVNNVGSLRFMSGGQFDLPMVFRGPSGGGTQIGATHSHCPESWFAGVPALTVVSPAFPDDAKGLLKSSIRSNNPVFFFEGERLYGIEGEVPDEEYLTPIGQARICREGSDLTIVSAGYVTHTALSAAEVLGAEGREADLLDLRTIKPYDFDRIAQSVRKTNRLVIVEENKPFSGWGAQVAYDVQHRLFDWLDAPILRVTGLDLPQPYNGALEAKVLPNVERILAAARQVLR; encoded by the coding sequence ATGGCTAAGATCACCTATCGCCAAGCCCTCAACCAAGCCATGGCTGAGGAGATGGAGCGGGATCCCTCGGTCTTCCTGATTGGAGAGGAGGTCGCGGAGTACCAGGGCGCCTTCAAGGTCTCCCAAGGGCTTCTGCAGCGCTTCGGCGCCAAGCGCGTTCTCGACACGCCCATCAGCGAAGCCGCCTTCTCGGGGCTTGCGGTGGGGGCAGCCCTTTACGGCCTGCGTCCCATCGTCGAGTTCATGAACTGGAGCTTCTCCTTCGTTGCCTTCGACCAGCTGGTCAACAATGTCGGCTCCCTTCGATTCATGTCCGGTGGGCAGTTCGACCTTCCCATGGTCTTCCGCGGGCCGAGCGGCGGAGGCACGCAGATTGGCGCGACCCACTCCCACTGCCCTGAGAGCTGGTTTGCCGGAGTCCCGGCCCTCACGGTCGTGAGCCCGGCCTTTCCCGATGACGCCAAAGGGCTGCTCAAGAGCTCGATCCGCTCGAACAACCCCGTCTTCTTTTTCGAGGGAGAGCGTCTATACGGGATCGAAGGCGAGGTTCCCGACGAAGAGTACCTCACCCCGATCGGACAAGCGCGGATCTGCCGGGAAGGCTCCGACCTGACGATCGTCAGCGCGGGCTACGTGACGCACACCGCCCTTTCGGCGGCGGAGGTGCTCGGCGCAGAAGGCAGGGAAGCCGATCTGCTCGATCTGAGGACGATCAAGCCCTACGATTTCGACCGGATCGCGCAATCGGTCCGGAAGACCAATCGGCTCGTGATCGTCGAGGAGAACAAGCCGTTCTCCGGCTGGGGCGCTCAGGTCGCCTACGATGTCCAACACCGCCTCTTCGACTGGCTCGATGCTCCGATCCTCCGGGTGACAGGGCTCGATCTCCCGCAGCCCTACAACGGGGCGCTCGAGGCCAAAGTCCTTCCGAATGTCGAGAGGATCCTCGCCGCGGCACGCCAGGTCCTGCGGTGA
- a CDS encoding Dabb family protein, with product MIHHICFLETLPSTTAAEQDQLLIEIRILLLKLPDIHNLRVGRNLDPADPFSLFLSFDIDSLEKLAFVQRNAIYYQFERQILDAHAKRVIRYSFDMDSGKEPG from the coding sequence ATGATTCATCACATCTGCTTTCTAGAAACGCTCCCTTCCACCACTGCGGCCGAGCAAGATCAGCTCCTGATCGAGATTCGGATCCTGCTGCTCAAGCTTCCGGATATCCACAACCTGCGCGTAGGCCGAAACCTCGATCCCGCCGATCCCTTCTCCCTTTTCCTCTCCTTCGACATCGACTCGCTCGAGAAGCTCGCGTTCGTGCAGCGCAACGCAATCTACTATCAGTTCGAACGGCAGATCCTCGATGCGCATGCCAAGCGGGTCATCCGCTACAGCTTCGACATGGACAGCGGCAAGGAGCCCGGCTGA
- a CDS encoding DUF3088 family protein: MNDLLFLLAPGFQDGEGAPYYCPHCAIFEGLLALYPKLGEALAVRRVGYPRPRPEIVERLGEAHQSCPVLILQRELPLACSDLPWQEAKGRLFLDDPQAIGNYLSRAYGIPRPHR, encoded by the coding sequence ATGAACGATCTCCTCTTCCTCCTTGCTCCGGGATTCCAGGACGGGGAAGGAGCGCCCTACTACTGTCCCCACTGCGCGATCTTCGAGGGGCTTCTCGCCCTCTACCCGAAGCTTGGGGAGGCTCTCGCCGTCCGCCGCGTGGGCTATCCCCGTCCCCGGCCCGAAATTGTCGAGCGGCTCGGAGAAGCGCATCAGTCTTGCCCGGTCCTGATCCTCCAGCGGGAGCTTCCCCTCGCCTGCTCGGACCTCCCTTGGCAAGAAGCCAAGGGCCGCCTCTTCCTGGACGATCCCCAAGCGATCGGGAACTACCTTTCGCGAGCCTACGGAATTCCTCGTCCGCACCGTTGA
- a CDS encoding DUF6537 domain-containing protein — MATKSVVSAADPRFLQEDGCEVFTGNEAMVKGLLETEGGTHLWTGYPGSPVSGIFDTVEAIAGLFQAHGMQATLANNEALAAAMLNGSQMLGLRAVAVMKSVGLHVAADALALGNLSGAHPEGGCLVIVGDDPWNDSTQVPADSRYLSQHLHMPVLEPATLQELKDWIDIGFHLSRRAGLYVTYLVTTNQADGGGSVQVRRNHFPRINALSPVALDTATIDYESRVLLPPRTGRREEDLAARYRRLWAAAEEWEVDRVLPFRHSQNRHRFGLVSSGMAAAYLEQALQELGLLGEVPVLKLGLTYPINPQVLLRFASEVEELVVVEERRPFLEEAICLALQQAGVLQKVWGKTLPRNLPGIPTHGGLHPSLLIERIGPLLTPVGDPSRQKAVRDCLDRLQKASGPSWQLPARTPTFCPGCPHRDSASVFLEIQRDFRDPDYMRRRHRREPVDLVFHGDTGCYTMLMFEPTKSLMHNYSGMGLGGGTGLGIDPFIRNKQIVFMGDSTFFHSGQIAISNSIKNGQDLAYIILDNRTTAMTGHQTTPGLERDLLGNSTFTQNIDKVVEAITTEGRCEVIRVNPGLRDQYRALLEESVLRDGVKVIIADKECGILTHRRETRQEREEIRKKGFLPQKRYIHITPEVCEYCLACTTSTGCPGLTFTETDFGRKVQTDLSWCVADGACTKLYACPAFEEVTVVRGSRPSSVLDSLAFDTLPAPSPRGFAGTHRLFLTGVGGMGIASTAAVLVRAGHREGYQVLFCDRNGLAIRNGAVYSHIVYRSEGAPPTTAIPLYGDVDLILGLDPLETARALDGSGRLRVGTPDRTGVILNSSKTPTVLGLLGRDDFCVRELEERIRQTTDPRRFFPCEVSAFAERIFGTKLYANIILVGIAFQRGELPLSQESLEWAIQQTMGGSAATNWRAFLFGRYLAQHPEEFSRPSEPATPQQEIAKSLEDLEEGGPPGKELGQRLWQCITRGIAGLPLEESDLRDFIVRIRDLFHYENAAYAERYVALVRAVAAKDSAQFGMAATKAAIWNAHRVMAIKDEVEVARLLTSKAKQERDREHFRVDPARGDRLVYRHMTRPEFILGPLRLRFRMESRDWMLRLMRQAKFLRRILVGWHQKERGFRDWYCGLLERFRFSSPAEYHRWLAILRLPESVRGYRELRYGKMEEARAQADRLLAESSTSGRSAAG; from the coding sequence ATGGCGACTAAAAGCGTGGTTTCCGCCGCCGATCCCCGTTTCCTTCAGGAAGACGGCTGCGAAGTCTTCACCGGAAACGAGGCGATGGTGAAAGGGCTTCTGGAAACCGAGGGAGGCACGCACCTGTGGACCGGCTATCCCGGCTCCCCGGTCTCCGGCATCTTCGATACGGTCGAGGCCATTGCGGGCCTTTTTCAGGCCCATGGCATGCAGGCCACCCTCGCCAACAACGAGGCCCTGGCCGCCGCGATGCTCAACGGCTCGCAGATGCTCGGCCTGCGCGCCGTGGCCGTCATGAAGAGTGTCGGGCTCCATGTGGCCGCCGACGCGCTGGCCTTGGGGAACCTGAGCGGGGCGCATCCAGAAGGCGGCTGCCTCGTCATCGTCGGAGACGATCCCTGGAACGACTCCACCCAGGTTCCGGCCGACTCCCGTTACCTTTCGCAGCATCTGCATATGCCCGTGCTCGAGCCGGCCACGCTCCAAGAGCTCAAGGATTGGATCGACATCGGCTTCCACCTCTCCCGGAGAGCCGGCCTCTATGTGACCTACCTGGTGACGACCAACCAGGCGGACGGGGGCGGCTCGGTCCAAGTCCGGCGCAACCACTTTCCCCGCATCAACGCGCTCAGCCCCGTGGCGCTCGACACGGCAACGATCGACTACGAGTCGCGAGTCCTCCTTCCGCCGAGGACGGGCCGACGAGAGGAAGACCTCGCAGCCCGGTACCGGCGTCTCTGGGCCGCGGCCGAGGAATGGGAGGTCGACCGAGTTCTCCCTTTCCGCCATTCGCAGAATCGGCACCGATTCGGCCTCGTCAGCTCCGGGATGGCCGCCGCCTATCTCGAGCAGGCCCTGCAGGAGCTGGGACTCTTGGGCGAGGTTCCCGTTCTCAAGCTCGGGCTCACCTACCCGATCAACCCGCAGGTCCTTCTCCGCTTCGCCAGCGAAGTAGAAGAGCTCGTCGTCGTGGAGGAACGCCGTCCGTTCCTGGAGGAGGCGATCTGCCTCGCGCTGCAACAGGCCGGCGTCCTCCAGAAGGTGTGGGGAAAGACCCTTCCCAGGAATCTGCCGGGCATTCCCACCCACGGCGGACTCCATCCCTCCCTCCTCATCGAGCGGATCGGCCCTCTGTTGACTCCTGTGGGGGACCCCTCCCGGCAAAAGGCGGTGCGCGACTGCCTCGACCGTCTCCAGAAGGCCTCGGGGCCTTCCTGGCAGCTTCCCGCAAGGACTCCGACCTTCTGCCCGGGATGCCCCCATCGGGATTCGGCCTCGGTCTTCCTGGAGATCCAGCGCGATTTCCGCGATCCGGACTACATGCGGCGCCGGCATCGGCGGGAGCCGGTCGATCTCGTCTTTCACGGAGACACCGGCTGCTACACGATGTTGATGTTCGAGCCGACCAAGTCGCTGATGCACAACTACAGCGGGATGGGCCTGGGCGGAGGGACCGGCCTCGGCATCGACCCGTTCATTCGCAACAAGCAGATCGTCTTCATGGGGGACTCGACCTTCTTCCACTCGGGTCAGATTGCGATCTCCAATTCGATCAAGAATGGGCAGGATCTCGCCTACATCATTCTCGACAATCGCACCACGGCGATGACGGGCCACCAGACGACCCCGGGCCTGGAAAGGGATCTGCTGGGAAACTCGACCTTCACGCAGAACATCGACAAGGTCGTGGAAGCGATCACCACCGAAGGGCGCTGCGAGGTCATCCGCGTCAACCCGGGCTTGCGCGACCAGTATCGGGCGCTGCTGGAAGAGTCGGTGCTCCGGGATGGGGTAAAGGTCATCATCGCGGACAAGGAGTGTGGGATCCTGACCCATCGCCGGGAAACCCGCCAGGAGCGTGAGGAGATTCGGAAGAAGGGCTTCCTGCCCCAGAAACGCTACATCCACATCACCCCGGAAGTCTGCGAATACTGCCTGGCCTGCACGACGAGCACCGGCTGCCCGGGACTGACCTTCACCGAGACCGACTTCGGCCGGAAGGTGCAAACCGATCTTTCCTGGTGCGTCGCGGACGGGGCCTGCACGAAGCTCTACGCCTGCCCCGCCTTCGAGGAGGTCACGGTGGTGCGCGGGAGCCGGCCGAGCTCGGTCCTCGACTCCCTTGCCTTCGACACCCTTCCGGCTCCCTCCCCCCGAGGGTTCGCCGGAACCCACCGTCTTTTCCTGACGGGGGTAGGCGGGATGGGCATCGCCAGCACGGCTGCCGTGCTCGTTCGCGCCGGACATCGCGAAGGGTATCAGGTCCTCTTTTGCGATCGGAACGGCCTGGCGATTCGAAACGGAGCCGTCTACTCGCATATCGTCTACCGGAGCGAGGGAGCGCCGCCCACCACAGCGATTCCCCTCTATGGCGATGTCGACCTGATCTTGGGCCTCGATCCACTCGAAACCGCCCGAGCCCTCGATGGCTCTGGTCGGCTGCGGGTCGGGACGCCCGATCGGACGGGCGTCATCCTGAACTCCTCCAAGACGCCGACCGTGCTGGGCTTGCTCGGCCGGGACGATTTTTGCGTGCGAGAGCTGGAAGAACGGATCCGGCAGACGACCGACCCGCGCCGCTTTTTCCCCTGCGAGGTTTCCGCGTTCGCCGAACGGATCTTCGGCACCAAGCTTTACGCGAACATCATCCTCGTCGGGATCGCCTTCCAGCGGGGAGAGCTTCCTCTCTCGCAGGAAAGCTTGGAATGGGCCATCCAGCAGACGATGGGGGGCTCCGCCGCCACCAATTGGAGGGCCTTTCTCTTCGGCCGCTACCTGGCCCAGCACCCGGAAGAGTTCTCGCGTCCTTCCGAGCCCGCCACCCCTCAGCAGGAGATTGCCAAGAGCCTGGAGGACCTGGAAGAAGGCGGCCCGCCCGGCAAGGAGCTCGGCCAACGCCTCTGGCAGTGCATTACCCGGGGGATCGCCGGCCTTCCGCTCGAGGAATCGGACCTGCGCGACTTCATCGTTCGCATTCGGGATCTCTTCCACTATGAGAACGCCGCTTATGCCGAACGGTACGTCGCGCTCGTTCGAGCGGTCGCCGCGAAGGATTCCGCTCAATTCGGAATGGCGGCCACCAAGGCGGCGATCTGGAACGCGCACCGCGTGATGGCGATCAAGGATGAAGTCGAGGTCGCTCGCCTCTTGACCTCGAAAGCAAAGCAAGAGAGAGACCGGGAGCATTTTCGGGTCGACCCCGCGCGGGGCGATCGCCTCGTCTATCGACACATGACCCGGCCGGAGTTCATCCTCGGACCGCTCCGCCTCCGCTTCCGGATGGAGTCGCGGGACTGGATGCTCCGGCTGATGCGGCAAGCCAAGTTCCTGCGCCGGATCCTGGTCGGATGGCACCAGAAGGAGCGCGGCTTTCGCGACTGGTATTGCGGGCTCCTTGAACGCTTCCGCTTCTCCTCGCCTGCCGAGTATCACCGATGGCTTGCGATCCTGCGGCTGCCCGAATCGGTCCGGGGATACCGCGAGCTCCGGTATGGCAAGATGGAGGAGGCGCGCGCACAGGCGGACCGGCTCTTGGCCGAATCGTCAACTTCCGGTCGATCGGCCGCCGGATAG